One region of Chlorobiota bacterium genomic DNA includes:
- a CDS encoding AAA family ATPase yields MFVGREDEIHRIHQCFATPVHPTDAVGAEPASIIAMYGLFGAGKTTLLRRIRRMIEKERLADAMFVVNEDVNTTSLPEFVYHLATGFISLDAAIPRFYIDETDARRRRYLQIMGRLGADTMPLLTKLRAELHHQSSHPTAEGTAIESELLMLEHAVKNQFNNPDDQRLTLNTGNVLAESFIVDLMNTMFPLSDDIESLGAYLQTGQTPKRIVIVIDTFEKITPLLNPWLLESLLPYLYEKRFGDFHSYRTPYLPAGTFVREFFDVRFVIAGRERLSLTDLERRWDRYREALVEIPIGPFTRDELAEFLRLNGFKPEDVAERVIELTQGLPYLVTLWADAARASSEGAEQSFVNALAEQRIFWYKTDEQREWIRAAAFLDWFDADALRCFPAVGHDAERAFEYLRNSSEVSRPSVSMPGKYELHGIIRDALRQATFQQSSERGQAFVESATAFANAWGVLSRFDFVERDLLRRLAFFAWFDSEAIRRYCGGQAHRVRAMLDTAPDLFLPTNGTGHRLSADAAQVLERYNRRVEIGTYQQRLQEVEAIWQERKSELEQQAQELQQRLAKVEEELRMKSAERRMKAELHQSTRGTMGVLESDLQTARKRRRQGLTDREAVIARTSFFFMVLCFLAFLSVRSTPIDPATQELVRSAALALTLLFTFVFTLMLGRILYLRSRKKELRDLREDEVSTEDRLSSKRYELHTLGAEAEIAERAIAALEEKRAQLRKEIEERQRLLQLPYV; encoded by the coding sequence ATGTTTGTCGGACGCGAAGACGAAATCCATCGAATCCATCAATGCTTTGCCACCCCGGTCCATCCCACCGATGCGGTGGGCGCGGAACCAGCATCCATCATCGCAATGTACGGGCTGTTTGGCGCGGGGAAAACCACACTGCTGCGGCGGATCCGGCGGATGATTGAAAAGGAGCGGCTGGCCGATGCCATGTTCGTCGTCAACGAAGACGTCAACACCACCTCGCTTCCGGAATTCGTCTATCACCTTGCCACCGGATTTATCTCCCTTGACGCAGCGATCCCCCGCTTTTACATTGACGAGACCGATGCCCGCCGCCGCCGCTACTTGCAAATAATGGGGCGATTGGGGGCCGACACCATGCCGCTGCTGACCAAGCTCCGCGCCGAACTTCACCATCAATCCAGCCACCCAACTGCCGAGGGAACGGCGATCGAGTCGGAACTGCTGATGCTGGAGCACGCCGTGAAAAACCAGTTCAACAACCCCGACGACCAGCGGCTAACGCTGAACACCGGGAACGTCCTGGCCGAGTCGTTCATCGTGGACCTGATGAACACGATGTTCCCCCTATCCGACGACATCGAATCGCTTGGTGCATACCTGCAAACCGGGCAAACACCAAAGCGGATTGTGATTGTGATTGATACGTTCGAGAAAATCACGCCGCTGCTGAACCCGTGGCTGCTGGAATCCCTGCTCCCATATCTCTACGAAAAACGATTCGGCGATTTCCATTCCTACCGAACCCCGTACCTGCCAGCAGGAACCTTCGTGCGGGAGTTCTTCGACGTCCGGTTTGTGATTGCCGGGCGCGAACGCTTGTCGCTGACCGATCTGGAACGCCGCTGGGACCGCTATCGCGAGGCGTTGGTGGAAATCCCGATTGGCCCATTTACCCGCGACGAACTTGCGGAGTTTCTGCGGCTGAATGGATTCAAACCGGAAGACGTTGCCGAGCGGGTGATTGAGCTTACGCAGGGGCTTCCCTACCTTGTCACCTTGTGGGCCGATGCCGCACGCGCCAGCAGCGAAGGGGCCGAGCAATCGTTTGTGAACGCCCTGGCCGAGCAGCGGATTTTTTGGTACAAAACCGACGAGCAACGGGAATGGATCCGCGCCGCTGCCTTCCTTGATTGGTTCGATGCCGACGCGCTCCGCTGCTTCCCAGCGGTTGGCCACGATGCCGAGCGGGCTTTTGAGTATCTGCGTAACTCCAGCGAGGTTTCGCGCCCAAGCGTTTCCATGCCCGGGAAGTACGAGCTGCATGGGATCATCCGCGACGCGCTTCGCCAGGCCACGTTCCAGCAAAGCAGCGAGCGGGGCCAGGCGTTTGTGGAATCGGCAACCGCGTTTGCGAACGCTTGGGGAGTGCTTTCGCGGTTTGACTTTGTGGAGCGCGATCTGCTTCGCCGCCTTGCGTTCTTTGCTTGGTTCGATAGCGAAGCAATCCGCCGATACTGCGGCGGGCAGGCGCACCGGGTGAGGGCCATGCTGGACACCGCCCCCGATCTGTTCCTGCCAACCAACGGAACCGGGCACCGGCTTTCCGCCGACGCGGCCCAGGTGCTGGAACGCTACAACCGCCGCGTGGAGATTGGAACCTACCAGCAACGGCTGCAAGAAGTGGAAGCAATATGGCAGGAACGGAAAAGTGAGTTGGAGCAGCAGGCCCAAGAACTTCAGCAGCGATTGGCGAAGGTGGAGGAGGAGCTTCGGATGAAAAGCGCGGAGCGGAGGATGAAAGCGGAACTCCACCAATCAACACGGGGGACGATGGGGGTGCTGGAATCCGATCTGCAAACCGCACGGAAACGCCGCCGCCAGGGCCTGACCGACCGCGAAGCAGTGATTGCGCGGACCAGTTTCTTCTTTATGGTGCTTTGCTTCCTTGCCTTCCTGAGCGTCCGCTCAACCCCGATTGACCCGGCAACGCAGGAACTTGTCCGCTCCGCAGCGTTGGCGCTGACGCTTCTGTTCACCTTCGTTTTCACGCTGATGCTGGGGCGGATTCTGTACTTGCGCAGCCGCAAAAAGGAGCTGCGCGACTTGCGCGAAGATGAGGTAAGCACCGAGGATCGCCTATCCAGCAAGCGGTATGAGCTTCACACGCTTGGGGCCGAAGCGGAGATTGCCGAGCGTGCTATTGCCGCGCTAGAAGAAAAGCGCGCACAGCTGCGGAAGGAGATCGAAGAGCGGCAGCGATTGCTGCAACTCCCCTACGTGTGA
- a CDS encoding rhomboid family intramembrane serine protease has protein sequence MNSEYFSQAPATLVLIGVTVAISLLGWSRPSWWRYMALEPHHMWTNHQYHPVVTSGFLHGDGMHLLFNMLTMFFFGMPLEVTIGSQNLLLVYFISLIVGNLYPYFKYRQQIDYVAIGASGAVSGVLFSYILFYPLSTIYVFMYIPMPAVLYALLFVGYSIYAMRNRNDNVGHEAHLAGAGAGIVATLVLVPQVIEVIANHF, from the coding sequence ATGAACTCCGAATATTTCTCGCAAGCCCCGGCGACGCTGGTGCTGATTGGCGTGACTGTGGCCATCAGCCTGTTGGGATGGAGCCGCCCTTCGTGGTGGCGATACATGGCGTTGGAACCGCACCACATGTGGACCAATCATCAATATCACCCGGTCGTCACCAGCGGGTTCCTTCATGGCGATGGAATGCACCTGCTGTTCAATATGCTGACGATGTTCTTTTTTGGCATGCCGCTAGAGGTGACGATTGGCTCGCAGAACTTACTATTAGTCTATTTCATCAGCTTGATCGTCGGGAACTTGTACCCGTACTTCAAGTACCGCCAACAGATTGACTACGTTGCGATTGGGGCCTCGGGAGCGGTTTCGGGGGTGTTGTTCTCGTATATCCTGTTCTATCCGCTGTCAACCATCTACGTGTTCATGTACATTCCGATGCCGGCGGTGCTGTATGCCCTGCTGTTCGTTGGTTACTCCATCTACGCCATGCGAAATCGGAACGACAACGTGGGCCACGAAGCGCACCTTGCCGGCGCGGGCGCGGGCATTGTTGCCACGCTGGTCCTTGTTCCGCAGGTGATTGAGGTTATCGCAAACCACTTCTGA
- a CDS encoding TlpA family protein disulfide reductase has product MTSRIFLAAAVATLAVAGCKSSKTDGALTRNEATPPAATTQPPPPAPAPTSGAVANVSPLKSVQKKEGKAAANFTWMGSDGKEHSLEEYKGKVVLVNFWGTWCPPCRRELPDLVKLRTELGPKGFEIIGVNVNEQAPGGGSVVEHVNSFAQKNGIAYPLVIADDEQTLEQAYGGIRGVPTTFVVNRNGEIVNTMVGGRDEATFRKAIEAAW; this is encoded by the coding sequence ATGACATCACGCATCTTTCTTGCAGCGGCCGTTGCCACGCTGGCGGTGGCCGGCTGCAAGTCAAGCAAAACCGATGGCGCGCTAACCCGCAACGAAGCCACGCCCCCCGCCGCAACCACGCAGCCCCCGCCACCCGCACCCGCACCAACGTCTGGAGCGGTGGCCAACGTCTCGCCATTGAAGAGCGTTCAAAAGAAGGAAGGGAAGGCCGCAGCAAACTTCACATGGATGGGAAGCGACGGGAAGGAGCATTCGCTGGAAGAATACAAAGGGAAGGTGGTGCTGGTGAATTTTTGGGGAACATGGTGCCCCCCCTGCCGACGCGAGCTTCCGGACCTTGTAAAACTGCGGACGGAGCTTGGCCCCAAAGGGTTCGAGATTATTGGGGTGAATGTGAACGAGCAAGCCCCCGGGGGCGGGTCCGTGGTGGAACACGTCAACAGCTTTGCCCAGAAGAACGGGATTGCCTACCCGCTGGTGATTGCCGACGACGAGCAGACGTTGGAGCAGGCGTATGGCGGGATTCGTGGGGTCCCCACAACGTTTGTGGTGAACCGCAATGGGGAGATCGTCAACACCATGGTTGGTGGGCGCGACGAAGCCACCTTCCGCAAAGCGATTGAAGCAGCATGGTGA
- a CDS encoding T9SS type A sorting domain-containing protein, whose translation MRKVSNMRYPLLAIAAMLLIATGLHSQTPSLAFDEFQGGSTYIIAFPDTVANVNDAANAYQMQDKFLVYLYSTVDDSIRFTSGTGFSKAFAVKGGVMSSVDLTTVAQPVVTTPGIPSNNTYRVQGKYPFLMYCHVITKFGAEAWTPLPVEAWGTEYYAATLQGDIVADATVGSTKINKKNKAAPAQIMVIAANDNTVVTIYPNGQIPSNQMTFLTLMANQAYILESYVDTLTANIGTAQPDFGGSRISATKPIAVISGNTRTSVTNFEGGISQNTFKNMMVEWLAPADQHGTEFVYTPTWDIYRITGQTNENTDGKRASEFIRVYGSSKDTTRGIYQQTLGAQKNNFFTLNSYFNEFRVTGTAQAVYIKTDKPAQAVMNSTAAVKLTNKPSTGGGGWGGGTTITGASFESVSTYMADLIPREQWASFAPFYVEAHPGDMLHYVNVVADASFDGMIYYGSTTTSERPFVFNRGTIPNTTLVWGTMTVDPGISYYVRAEPGATFTGQVYGLVKGLESFKSGSGGSKGKYFERTSIAYGYPLAPMRKVLKVADTLEITSQTTCSELSVNIHTLTLEAAGLRSIVMNDSAVNAKVVFKEPTTAFQIVGIRDAKVSVVPIDPSKDASGTLVIKDRTGAATEIPYSYYAERLTMPAMLDFGKIPFDSAQHTQQVAITNPLGRDLKISQLKFSRGNQGFTVVGTEPATLTLKPNQTATITVAHMAPANGKAYRDTLQLLTECSEFRLPVSSVTADPLLRMGDLDFGEVYVDASKVLPLELCNVGADTVKFTSGGGFPVVSIEQGFDIPQGDMNKLRSAKLGPNQCVTINVVFNPKDSGTFRTTAKFLVNTTRYRDTSHWTGKAVFKDVDTTSSVGLSSNVAGYLLRQNDPNPFAAQTRIQFTVGKSGHTTVEIFNTRGALVATLMDAELSEGSYQLTWDAASLPAGTYYFRVTSGRWSDSRTMLLQR comes from the coding sequence CACCGTTGATGATAGCATCCGCTTTACTTCAGGGACCGGTTTCTCGAAGGCGTTTGCGGTGAAAGGAGGGGTGATGTCCTCGGTGGATTTAACCACCGTCGCCCAGCCGGTTGTGACTACCCCTGGCATCCCATCCAACAACACCTACCGGGTGCAAGGGAAGTACCCATTTTTGATGTACTGCCACGTGATTACCAAGTTCGGCGCAGAAGCCTGGACCCCCTTGCCTGTGGAAGCCTGGGGAACGGAGTATTATGCCGCCACGCTCCAGGGGGACATTGTGGCCGATGCTACCGTTGGCAGCACCAAGATCAACAAGAAAAACAAGGCCGCCCCGGCGCAGATTATGGTGATTGCTGCAAACGACAACACCGTTGTGACGATCTACCCAAACGGGCAGATCCCTAGCAACCAAATGACCTTCCTGACCCTGATGGCCAACCAAGCCTACATTCTGGAAAGCTATGTTGACACGCTAACCGCCAATATCGGCACCGCCCAGCCGGACTTCGGCGGGTCGCGGATTAGTGCCACCAAACCAATTGCCGTCATCAGCGGAAACACCCGCACTTCGGTGACAAATTTTGAGGGGGGAATCTCCCAAAACACCTTCAAAAACATGATGGTGGAATGGCTGGCCCCGGCGGACCAGCATGGCACCGAGTTTGTCTATACCCCAACGTGGGACATCTACCGCATCACTGGGCAGACGAACGAAAACACCGACGGCAAACGCGCCTCGGAATTCATCCGGGTGTACGGAAGCTCCAAGGACACCACGCGGGGAATCTACCAGCAAACGCTTGGCGCGCAGAAAAACAACTTCTTCACGCTGAACAGCTACTTCAACGAGTTCCGCGTCACCGGCACGGCCCAGGCGGTGTATATCAAAACCGATAAGCCAGCGCAAGCCGTGATGAACTCAACAGCTGCGGTGAAGCTTACCAACAAACCATCAACCGGCGGCGGCGGATGGGGCGGGGGAACCACCATCACCGGCGCAAGTTTCGAGTCGGTCAGCACCTACATGGCCGATCTTATCCCCCGTGAGCAATGGGCCAGCTTCGCGCCATTCTATGTGGAAGCCCACCCCGGGGATATGCTCCATTACGTCAACGTCGTTGCCGATGCCAGCTTCGACGGCATGATCTACTACGGCAGCACCACAACCTCCGAACGCCCGTTTGTCTTCAATCGGGGCACCATCCCCAACACCACTCTGGTCTGGGGAACAATGACCGTTGACCCAGGTATCAGCTACTACGTTCGGGCCGAGCCGGGGGCAACCTTTACGGGACAGGTGTATGGGCTGGTAAAGGGGCTGGAATCGTTCAAGTCCGGCAGTGGTGGATCCAAAGGGAAGTACTTTGAACGGACCTCAATCGCCTATGGCTACCCCCTTGCTCCAATGCGCAAAGTGCTGAAGGTTGCCGACACACTGGAGATCACATCCCAGACCACGTGCAGCGAGCTATCGGTCAACATCCATACCCTCACGCTGGAGGCCGCCGGCCTCCGCTCAATCGTGATGAACGACAGCGCGGTCAACGCCAAAGTGGTTTTCAAGGAGCCAACCACTGCTTTCCAAATCGTTGGTATCCGCGACGCAAAAGTGAGCGTGGTGCCGATTGACCCCAGCAAGGATGCCTCGGGAACGTTGGTGATTAAGGACCGCACCGGCGCAGCAACGGAAATTCCTTACTCCTACTACGCCGAGCGCCTCACCATGCCGGCAATGCTTGATTTCGGAAAAATCCCGTTCGACTCCGCCCAGCACACCCAGCAGGTGGCGATCACCAACCCGCTGGGGCGCGATTTGAAGATCAGCCAGCTGAAATTTAGCCGTGGCAATCAAGGGTTTACGGTGGTCGGGACCGAGCCAGCAACGCTAACCTTGAAGCCTAACCAAACCGCAACCATCACCGTTGCGCACATGGCTCCGGCCAACGGCAAAGCCTACCGCGACACGCTCCAGCTGCTGACCGAGTGCTCCGAGTTCCGCTTGCCAGTCTCCTCCGTCACTGCCGACCCATTGCTACGCATGGGGGATTTGGATTTTGGCGAGGTCTATGTGGATGCCTCCAAAGTGCTGCCACTTGAGCTGTGCAACGTTGGGGCCGATACCGTGAAGTTTACGTCGGGGGGTGGGTTCCCGGTTGTCAGCATCGAGCAAGGGTTTGATATTCCTCAAGGGGATATGAACAAGCTGCGCTCCGCAAAACTTGGCCCGAACCAATGCGTGACCATCAATGTGGTCTTCAACCCGAAGGATAGCGGAACCTTCCGCACCACGGCCAAGTTTTTGGTGAACACCACACGCTACCGTGACACCTCCCACTGGACCGGCAAGGCCGTCTTCAAGGATGTGGACACCACCAGCAGTGTTGGCCTAAGCAGCAACGTTGCCGGATATCTGCTTCGGCAGAACGACCCGAACCCCTTTGCCGCGCAAACACGAATCCAATTCACTGTAGGGAAGAGCGGGCACACAACGGTGGAAATCTTCAACACACGCGGCGCGCTGGTGGCCACGCTGATGGATGCCGAGCTTTCCGAAGGCTCCTACCAACTCACCTGGGATGCCGCATCGCTTCCCGCCGGAACCTACTACTTCCGCGTCACCAGCGGACGCTGGAGCGACAGCCGCACGATGCTGCTGCAACGGTAA